The window ATATACGAAAAGAACGCAATTGATCTTGGATTCTATCCCTTTTGATTAGAGAGCGTTTTTGAGAAGATCAATGAAGAAGCCAGTCACCTTCGGTGGCCAGTCAGGCTACGCCTGGCCAGTTCCGCTGCGCGGGCCAATTCCCATTGAAAGAAGACGCAACGCCTTTGGCGGGACGCAGTGCACTGAGGAGCATCAGTGGACGCAAGGCTGGCGAAGAGCACGCCAGGTCGCAATGCTGCCTTTGGCAGGAGGGTTAAGACCCATAGAGCCATTCTCGCCTTTGGCGACGCCAGTTCCGCTTCGCGGGGAAAGAGCCGCTTAACGCTTATAGAACTCGCTCGGCGCTGAAAAGCCCCGTTGACCGTCAACGGTCCGCCGTCCTCAGAGAAGAACAGTCACAGTTGTCATTTAAAGTTGCGAGCTCTAGGCCCGAAATCAAGAAAAAACATTATAGTCTGTCATAGTAAAAAGCACGTTCCTCGTCCAAGAACATGGACCCGTCCTTGGATAAGATCAAGCGAGAAAGAGCATTGTCGAGAGGTTCGCTTCGCTCACGAGAAGTGCGAGATTCTGAGCAGGATCATCTAAGAATGACGTGACCAAGAGGAATAACGTGAAGCAAAAGAAGACTTTTGTCTCCAATTGCTTTTGCCAACTCCGTACTTCGTCTGAACTTGATTCAGAATCCCGGGTTCTTTGACTTTAACCAAGAACGAAGAACAGATCCTTGCTCTGGAACGAAGAACAGGTTTTTTGTTCGGAGAACGGAGAACTGCTCAACGGTCAACCAGTTTCTCTTGCTCTTTCGAACCACCAACCCGCTACCCCCGACCACGTCTCTCTTGAACCTATAATCATTCTAAATAGTCATAACAAGACCGATAATATTTGTCTAGAATTACATGGAGGTATTTATGAAAAGGATTGTCTCAATAATGTTTTTACTCGCATTGATAGGAGTGTTTACTATGGCCAGTACAGAAATACCAGCAGTTGATGCTAATTTGCCAGAAAATCTAGAAACCGCGACCTTCGGATTGGGTTGTTTCTGGGGTTCTGAAGCGGTATTTGGAGGGATAAGCGGAGTATACAGGACCAGCGTTGGATACGCAGGAGGCAGTAAGGTTAATCCAAGCTATTATTCTCTTGGAGACCACACCGAGGTAGTTCAGATACAGTTTGATTCTTCAGTAATCTCCTATGAAGGACTCTTGGAGATTTTTTGGCTTTCTCACAACCCTTATGTGAATTACAAGGTTCAATACATGTCTCTAATTCTCTATCACAGTGAGCAACAGAAAGAGACCGCCGAAATGTTCGTTGATTCGAAGGAGAATGAAACAGGCAGGAAGGCGGCCACAGAAGTCTCGCGAATTACCGAATTCTACAGAGCCGAGGATTACCATCTCAAGTTCTACCTCCAGAAAGATAAGGAGATTCTCAACGATCTTCTAAGATATTACGAAGACATCTTTGCTTTGAACGATTCAACTGTGGCGGCTAGATTAAACTCTCTCCTGGCTGGCAAGGGAGACCGCGATCTTATGAAAAACGAGTATGAAAGCTACGGCCTCCAGGATAGAGCTCTCGAAAAGGTGAGAAAGATGCTCTATTAGAGAGAAAAGAGTTTCGGAAAAAACCAAGTTAGAGCCTGGTCTGGATTAAGGGGTAAGAGAGAGAAGTAGATAAAACTCATTATCGAGAGCGTGACTTCGATATACGAGACTTGATAAAAGTTGTCCGCCAAAGCTCTGCGGTCATCAGCGGGAGCTGGTAGTAATGTTGTTGTGATTAGACGCAAGGCCGCCTTCGGCAGAAGCCTTCTCGGGTCCACCGTCAAAGGTTCTCCGTCCTCCGAGGAGACCAAGAGCAGAAGTTATAGTCTTTCAGCGGGAAGCATTCAGAAGCCAGTCTGCTGCGTAGGCAAGTCAAAAGGCTAGAATCATCGCCACCCTTGAAGGCTTCGCCTTCGCCAGTATCATTTCTTGGTGATAGTCTCGGCTTCAAGCCAAGGCCAGTCACTGCAAGCGTGGCAAGAATAACCGAAAAACACAATTGATGAAGAAAATCAGGACCGTCGCACTTCGTGCGGCCAGTTCCGCTTCGCGGGAGAAGAGCCGCTGCACGCTTAAAAGCAGAGAACCCGCGGAACGCTATGAAGAGCCGGTCTTTCGATAAGATCAAAAAAACTAAAGAGGTCAGAGGTATGAGGGTAGAGGTATGAAGATCTAACATCACATACCAACATCATGAACTATTTTCAGCGTCTTGTGTTCCGTAGCTCTTTTCGAACCTGCAACCACCTACCCAAGTTCGGGATGACCCTGAACAGGAGACCCCAAACAGGAGAATTTTGGGGCAGGTTTTCAGGGCAGGCTCAGCGGGATGACAACTAACGATTAATGCGAAAATGCTATACTCCGTCATTCCGACAATGCTCCTGGTCGGAATCTTGATGCCCTTGCTTCATTGCTCTAACCAAGAACGAAGAACTACGACGCGGAGCGTCGGAACGAAGAACCAATTTCTTCTTCGGAGAACGTAGAACCGTTCAACGGCGAACCAGTTTCTCTTCCTCTTCAAACCCCCAACCCCGTCCTTACAACTCATCTCTCAATCAGTTCCACTCCCGCGCTTCTGAACTCCTCAATAGTTCTCTGAACATCGCCCTGGTTAGCCTCAACCCCTTTTGTTCCGTTTATTATTACATTTATCTTGAAGCCTGCCAGGAGCGCATCGTGAACGGTATATTTTAGGCAGTAGTCAAGAGCAAGCCCGCAAATGTCCAGTTCCTCGATTCCAAGCGTCTTGAGAAGTCCGTCGGTTCCAAGTTGTGTTCCATCGTTCTCCTTGAAGATCGAGTAGCTGTCGACATGTCGGTGAGTTCCCTTTCTTACTATATAGTCGAAGCGCCAACTCTCTATGTCTTGATGAAACTCCGCTCCAAGACTTCCCTGCTGACAGTGAACAGGCCACAAAACGGGGCCGATCCCTTTCCCGTTGTCAAACGGTGTGAAGGGTTCTTTTCCATGGTTGACCGCAAAGCTCATGTGATTCGACGGATGCCAGTCCTGGCCTGCAACTATCACCTTGTACACGGGGTCTTTCATTGCTCTGTTTATCACTTCGTTGATCTCGCTCGCATTGCTTACGGGCAGTGCACCGGTTTCATAGAAGTCGTTTTGAACATCTACGACTAGCAGTGCCTTACGCATTTCAATCGCCTCACTTTCAAGTTTCTACAGTGCCCTTAACTTTTTGCGGAGTTCTTCATCAACTGAGCCAAGGGAGAAAAGCGTGATCTCGTCCGGTCTTAGCTTCTGAACCCTCTTGATCAGTTCAACGAACTCGTCCCATCGACCTGCGTAGTTGAATGCTCCAAGTCCAATTCTAATATCCTTCAGCGATCCATGAAGACTACGGATCTTCTCCACCCTAGAGATCACTTCATCCGGTTCATTTCCGTATGCCATAACGACAGCCGAATCTATCAACCCGCTCTCTAGCCACTCTAGCCAGGGCTGTAGACGCTCACTTACAGCTCTTTCCGAATAATCATCGTAGACAGCGCACGATACCTTTTTCCCTTTGGCTCTGACGACTTCAGAGATCATCGAGACCTGTCTCGTTATGGAACAGATTCTGAAGCGATCGAAGCTCTTCTTGCTTTCGATAAGCTCTTCTTTGTTGAGCCACTTTCTGTATTCAGCCAGAGCAAGCGGGTTGTAGCCGAAGCTTTTGAACGGGTACCTTATGAAGTCAAGATGAACCTCTTCCACATCGTAATTTGAGATTTCCGAAGCAATATGGGCGGTGAATTCTCTAACGTCTGGGATACCGGGATCTATGTACGGCCCGAAAACTTCTTCTAGATTGCTAGATGGATACTTAAGCATAGAATTGCCGCTCTCATCTGCTGTGATCCATTCCGGTCGCCTGTTCAAGATATGGCTTTCCGAAAAGGGCTTTTGCTTTCCAAAACCCCAAACAAGGTTTACATTCATCCATGCCGAAATCCTGAACTCCCTTTCGCAAGCCTTTTCTATGGTCATCTGAAGTGCATCGAAGTCTTGAACTAATTCTTCGGCGGGAGGGAGAATATTCGAGGAGTAGTAAGAATCGGCACGGTTAACAACCTGTATGTAAGCCCTAACTGCATTAATCCCGTCGAGCCTTTCGATCATTCGGCTCAAAGATTCCCGAGATTCAAGTTCCTTGCTGGGAACCCACACTTCCGGTCTGAATCCGCTCATCTTTTCCTCCATTCAATGCTTTGACAATTCTGTCAGTACTGTCAGATGAAGTCGATTACGTTTGATTTTTCGCTTATCTCCGGGATTATTATTCCCTTACCATCTGCCATTACTACAGTTACGCCAGGGCCGTGACCAGTTATTATACAGTCTCCGTGCACTACAACTCCGATAGTAACTGAGCCTTCCATATATCCTCCGAGGCCAAAAGAGTCATTGTGATTTTCGAGGGCCACGAAGTCTCCAATTCTCAGTCTGTCGAGACCAACTTTCTTAATGAGTGCTCTGTCATTTGTGATAATGTCGTAGTCGCCACCGGAAGGATCTCCCGATCCTGAGCCGGAACCCATGAGATAACCGGGCACTATTGCCCTTACTGGGAAGTGGATCTTTCCATCTCCTTCTCCAACGGGAATTCTATCGAGAAGTTCTGGATCGATATTGTAAACCCTTATCGAGGGATAGTCCTCTAGCACCAATCCCTGTCCGAATCCTACAACCTGTATCTTGTCTCCGATCGCCATCCTCTTCTTTATGTCTTCTTTGAAGTGGATCAAGACATGATTTATACCTCCATGCTTGCCTATGACTATTCCCTTCTCTCCCTTTGCATCTCCGCTGATCAAAGTGGCCGAATTTCCGATGCAGGAATAACCGACATATGCTGAGTTCTTGTCAGCTTCGGAGTTCTTTGTCGAGACATCTGGCTCAACATGGTCGCCAACCATCTTGAACGCGCTGTCTCCAAGAGCAAAGTTATAGGTAATGCCTCCCGTTCCCGGGAAGAGTCTTGGAGTCCCATCGACTTCAAGTCTGAAAGGGCTTCTCCTTAGTGGATGTGCAACTTCACCAGAGACAGAGATCTTCACTACAAAAGCTTT is drawn from Mesotoga sp. BH458_6_3_2_1 and contains these coding sequences:
- the msrA gene encoding peptide-methionine (S)-S-oxide reductase MsrA, coding for MKRIVSIMFLLALIGVFTMASTEIPAVDANLPENLETATFGLGCFWGSEAVFGGISGVYRTSVGYAGGSKVNPSYYSLGDHTEVVQIQFDSSVISYEGLLEIFWLSHNPYVNYKVQYMSLILYHSEQQKETAEMFVDSKENETGRKAATEVSRITEFYRAEDYHLKFYLQKDKEILNDLLRYYEDIFALNDSTVAARLNSLLAGKGDRDLMKNEYESYGLQDRALEKVRKMLY
- the pncA gene encoding bifunctional nicotinamidase/pyrazinamidase codes for the protein MRKALLVVDVQNDFYETGALPVSNASEINEVINRAMKDPVYKVIVAGQDWHPSNHMSFAVNHGKEPFTPFDNGKGIGPVLWPVHCQQGSLGAEFHQDIESWRFDYIVRKGTHRHVDSYSIFKENDGTQLGTDGLLKTLGIEELDICGLALDYCLKYTVHDALLAGFKINVIINGTKGVEANQGDVQRTIEEFRSAGVELIER
- a CDS encoding glycoside hydrolase family 10 protein translates to MSGFRPEVWVPSKELESRESLSRMIERLDGINAVRAYIQVVNRADSYYSSNILPPAEELVQDFDALQMTIEKACEREFRISAWMNVNLVWGFGKQKPFSESHILNRRPEWITADESGNSMLKYPSSNLEEVFGPYIDPGIPDVREFTAHIASEISNYDVEEVHLDFIRYPFKSFGYNPLALAEYRKWLNKEELIESKKSFDRFRICSITRQVSMISEVVRAKGKKVSCAVYDDYSERAVSERLQPWLEWLESGLIDSAVVMAYGNEPDEVISRVEKIRSLHGSLKDIRIGLGAFNYAGRWDEFVELIKRVQKLRPDEITLFSLGSVDEELRKKLRAL
- a CDS encoding DUF4438 domain-containing protein, giving the protein MKTNKAFVVKISVSGEVAHPLRRSPFRLEVDGTPRLFPGTGGITYNFALGDSAFKMVGDHVEPDVSTKNSEADKNSAYVGYSCIGNSATLISGDAKGEKGIVIGKHGGINHVLIHFKEDIKKRMAIGDKIQVVGFGQGLVLEDYPSIRVYNIDPELLDRIPVGEGDGKIHFPVRAIVPGYLMGSGSGSGDPSGGDYDIITNDRALIKKVGLDRLRIGDFVALENHNDSFGLGGYMEGSVTIGVVVHGDCIITGHGPGVTVVMADGKGIIIPEISEKSNVIDFI